In Labilibaculum sp. DW002, one DNA window encodes the following:
- a CDS encoding ATP-binding cassette domain-containing protein — protein sequence MITVQDIQQKTIAELFEQYPFLPGFFEENTLQVNGQIDEKLIDYLKFLDDEEEAENRAIDKDQLMASMTTYITQMLEFLGEDEDDGVHSITLLPGTNKSGEVEKFEELKINKSEIVCIVGPTGSGKSRLLADIEWVAQKDTPTSRSVLVNGEVGDSKWRLNSGNKLVAQLSQNMNFVMDLTVYEFIELHAQSRLVEDVEGVINKIFAQANDLAGEKFELTTPITSLSGGQSRALMIADTAILSKSPIILIDEIENAGIDRKRALDLLVGEEKIVLMATHDPILALMGDKRIVIKNGGIHKVIETSDEEQNLLSDLERMDAVVQNMRTRLRQGEIIQKEDIGF from the coding sequence TTATTCGAGCAATATCCTTTTCTTCCTGGTTTTTTTGAGGAGAATACCTTACAGGTTAATGGTCAGATTGATGAGAAATTAATCGATTATCTGAAGTTTTTAGATGATGAGGAAGAAGCCGAGAACAGAGCCATTGATAAAGACCAGTTGATGGCATCGATGACCACTTACATTACTCAGATGTTGGAGTTCTTAGGAGAAGATGAGGATGATGGTGTTCATTCAATCACATTATTACCTGGAACGAATAAATCTGGTGAGGTTGAAAAATTTGAAGAGTTAAAGATAAATAAGAGTGAGATTGTATGTATTGTAGGTCCTACTGGTTCCGGAAAAAGTCGTTTATTGGCAGATATTGAATGGGTAGCACAAAAAGATACACCAACTTCTCGTTCTGTACTTGTTAATGGGGAAGTAGGTGATTCTAAGTGGCGATTAAATTCAGGTAATAAACTTGTTGCTCAGCTATCGCAAAATATGAACTTTGTAATGGACTTAACGGTTTATGAGTTTATTGAACTACATGCACAGTCTCGTTTGGTTGAAGATGTTGAAGGTGTCATAAATAAGATTTTTGCACAAGCCAATGATTTGGCAGGAGAGAAGTTCGAATTAACAACGCCTATTACGAGTTTGAGTGGTGGTCAATCGCGAGCTTTAATGATTGCAGATACCGCAATTTTAAGTAAGTCGCCAATTATTTTAATTGATGAGATTGAGAATGCCGGTATTGATAGAAAACGTGCTTTGGATTTATTAGTCGGCGAAGAAAAGATTGTTCTGATGGCAACTCACGATCCTATTCTTGCTCTTATGGGTGATAAGCGTATCGTAATTAAAAATGGCGGTATTCATAAAGTGATTGAAACTAGTGATGAGGAGCAAAATTTATTGAGTGATCTTGAAAGAATGGATGCCGTGGTTCAAAATATGAGAACAAGATTACGTCAAGGAGAAATTATTCAGAAAGAAGATATTGGCTTTTAA